The genomic interval CTTATAAGATTTTTCCAAGAAATGTTGTCATCAAAATAAATGCACAAATACAGAATTATAAGTGCCTccaataataacaaaatatatttcttaaggaattttttttttctcaattcaTTCTGAAAATCTTGCTTTTAAAAGAGGTTGTTTCTGAAAACAACCAGGGAGACAATAGCAGAGTGCTTCTAAGAGACATTTGCACTAATAAAAAACAGTTCATTAAACAAAGCTGGCTTATTCCACTAATATATACGTTGCAAAACATACCAAAATCAAGGTCAGACGAGGATCCTTCTTCAATATCATCATCACTAGCAATGTCTTCAAAACCTTGTTGCTTCATCACTGATTCCATGTCTTTAATAAAACGGTCCACATCTAGGTTCACCTCTTTTAGgttcctttaaaaaaaaattagtgttgGATGAGCTGCTTATGCGACAGGAACAAAAGAAACAAAGCATGGTCACTTAAATAAAGGATCACTTGACTTTCATTACAGCTTGAGCAAAGTATTTGGTTGCAGCCTGAAGCAAATTTCCATTCAGaatttcattaataaaaatcaaCGGGCAACTCACTAAAAGAATTTCAGCAATGGGGTTTAGAAAAAAGAGTAGCTTGGAATGTATACCCAACACGAAATATACAAACCAATTTCCAGTCACTCAATCATAAGATTCAGTCCAATTCAAGAGCCTACATAGAAGTAGATGAGTTtccaaatcaaagagaaaaatacTGCCTAAACCTAAGCCCCAAATACTTTTCCAAAAGTTATATTGTTTCAACCTCTAAAACCTTATTGCTAGGACCAGTTGAAAAGTAAGCGtagcaacttttattctttcctaACCGAAACAGCAAGATTTAAAAACTAAGAGTGTTCGGCCAGGCGCTACATAGTgtcaattacaaaaataacagaGAATTATGAAGATACGTTCAAGCAGCATGGTGCAAACTCACTCTCATTACAGCTAAGCCTGAAAGATAGCAATCAAATTGAAGGGAAAGgataataacttttaaagagGCATAAACTGTAATAAACAGGCGAATAAGGTTCACATTTGACAATGAACAAGGCTCTGGTTTCAGAAGCAACAGAAATTACAAATACATTGGAAAATTTTGAGACAAAAGTGCATGCTAAAGTACAAATGCATGTGTGCTTATTCCTGTGTTGTGTTTTTGTAGATAGTGGAATTGAAAAACTTGATGATTCAGATGGTAACACAAACCTGTCCTCAGGAACCTCAGCCCCTTTATAGCTTGAAACTTTACTGACAAATGCCTTCATAGTTTTTGCTATATCACTAGGATCAAACTCATCAACATTAGTGCTGCGTGATTCACTATCATCTTGCTGCACTTTTGACTTCTTCTTGTCCTTGTGCTTCGCATTGTAAAGCTCAAGCTCTTTTTGTCTCTCTGAAAGAGCAGAGTTTAACTCATCTTCTCCATTATAAAGCCAGGTATCGTCATCAGAAGGACTAACACCATGACCCTTAAAATCATTTTCCGAATGAGGTAAAGCTAGAATCTCATCAATGCGTTTCAATGGAGCTTTTATCATCTCACTGCATCAAAACTAACACTTCAAACAACTAGATATACCAATAACCTTGAAACAGAGTATAACATCTCTATAGTTCGCTCCCTAAAAGTAAGACGAACTAAATACCATCACTTCTAATCAAAAATTACTTACCACTGATTAAACCAACGATGGCACATCAAAGTTTTGCAATACAAATAAATCAGACCAACATTTTTCAAATATGGTTAAAACATGAAACTTTAACATACAATTTGCTGGAAGAGTTACAAAATCAACAAGTACCTGACGTTCGAAGACAAATAACTGTTCTTAAACTGTTGCTCCGCATTGTGCATCAACCTCCTGTACTCTTGGGACCCCGGAAGATGCCCTTCAAAGTAGCCACTCTTCTCCAAACTCTCCTTGAACGCTTCCCAAGTACTCCCTTTACCTTCAGACCCCTCTCGAAGCCGCTGCTGGTACATCATCTCGAATCCACAAGCGATTTTCATCCCCAATTCAGCTTCGAGATAAGCCGAAGTTTCAGACCTACTGGGCATTGGATAACATTTGGGTGCTTGAAACGTCTGCTGAACCAGCTGAGCATACATGGCCCTCGACATCTTCACCGATACCCGAACAAGTTCTTCCTCCTTACCTTTGCTCAAGAACTTCTCCATTTTTGCCGCGTACTTCATTGAGTCGATATCCCGGTCGTAGAAAGCCTCGACCGCTAGTGAAATCAAGCAAGGCTCGTGCTTCAGCACTTGAGCAACCGAAACTGGAACTAAAACCCTAACCTTATGGGTATTCAACCTCGCTCTGTCGGGATACTCCGATATCCGATTCTTCACGGCGGTTTGGACTGGCTCCGGCGCCCGCGACACATCCCCAGAATGATTGATAAACTTCAGCGAATCGTCGAGAGTAGGGCTGGGGAGACGGTCCTTCGGAACAATATGGAGGTCACCACGGCGGACGAAGACCCGGTTGAGGCTGTTGTCAGGGTTGAGCCAACGAGGGAGGTGGAAAGCAGCTTCAATGAGCAAGAACTCACCGTCGGTATCCCAAACTCGGATTGAGAGGTCCGGGAACCTTCTAGAGATTTCAAAGAGGAGAAATACAGTGAACCACTCATCGTCGAGATTATCCCCGTAGCGGAGCTTACCGTGGAGGTGAGAATGGTGGTCGGAGCAGAGGCAGGTGGAACTGGGGTGGGGGGAAGCGGAGAGAGTAAAGGGCTCGTGCTGCCATATATAGTCGGAGACGAAGGGAGAGATGGTTTGGAGGATTTTGAGGTGGAGGGAGTTGAGTGAGGAGGAGAGTGAAGTGGCGGCGGCTGTAGGATTTAGGGAGAAGTCAGGAAAAATAGCGTAGAAAACGGTGTCGTCTGGAAGCCTGGAGGTTTTTTGGGATAATATGGAGGAGGAAGGAGGAGGACTTGTCGCCATTGTTGTGTCTGGTGTAGGTGTTTTCCTTTCCTGAATATTCTTCATGCTTTTACATCTTCACCGCCATTGTTATAATGAGCACCAATATAGGGATTCATGTAAATCCCTCACTTTGATTTTGAGGTGTGACATCCCACACATAGGACAAAGTTCTTTCACTATAGCTCTAGTGGTTAACTTTTTGGTTTTTAAGGAAAAGATTTCAACCACCAAACACCAAGAGCAAC from Cannabis sativa cultivar Pink pepper isolate KNU-18-1 chromosome 4, ASM2916894v1, whole genome shotgun sequence carries:
- the LOC115714143 gene encoding protein ecdysoneless homolog isoform X2; the protein is MKNIQERKTPTPDTTMATSPPPSSSILSQKTSRLPDDTVFYAIFPDFSLNPTAAATSLSSSLNSLHLKILQTISPFVSDYIWQHEPFTLSASPHPSSTCLCSDHHSHLHGKLRYGDNLDDEWFTVFLLFEISRRFPDLSIRVWDTDGEFLLIEAAFHLPRWLNPDNSLNRVFVRRGDLHIVPKDRLPSPTLDDSLKFINHSGDVSRAPEPVQTAVKNRISEYPDRARLNTHKVRVLVPVSVAQVLKHEPCLISLAVEAFYDRDIDSMKYAAKMEKFLSKGKEEELVRVSVKMSRAMYAQLVQQTFQAPKCYPMPSRSETSAYLEAELGMKIACGFEMMYQQRLREGSEGKGSTWEAFKESLEKSGYFEGHLPGSQEYRRLMHNAEQQFKNSYLSSNVSEMIKAPLKRIDEILALPHSENDFKGHGVSPSDDDTWLYNGEDELNSALSERQKELELYNAKHKDKKKSKVQQDDSESRSTNVDEFDPSDIAKTMKAFVSKVSSYKGAEVPEDRNLKEVNLDVDRFIKDMESVMKQQGFEDIASDDDIEEGSSSDLDFESEDESDEAEPSEGNEDGGDTFMQSYSDVLNEELKSSTLEKSFVRAKEQVAKKDEGTSNTSTADMEEDFTPVDADVNLVKSFLDSFSSQEGLPGPASNLLGLMGLQLKDANKKGK
- the LOC115714143 gene encoding protein ecdysoneless homolog isoform X1, with translation MKNIQERKTPTPDTTMATSPPPSSSILSQKTSRLPDDTVFYAIFPDFSLNPTAAATSLSSSLNSLHLKILQTISPFVSDYIWQHEPFTLSASPHPSSTCLCSDHHSHLHGKLRYGDNLDDEWFTVFLLFEISRRFPDLSIRVWDTDGEFLLIEAAFHLPRWLNPDNSLNRVFVRRGDLHIVPKDRLPSPTLDDSLKFINHSGDVSRAPEPVQTAVKNRISEYPDRARLNTHKVRVLVPVSVAQVLKHEPCLISLAVEAFYDRDIDSMKYAAKMEKFLSKGKEEELVRVSVKMSRAMYAQLVQQTFQAPKCYPMPSRSETSAYLEAELGMKIACGFEMMYQQRLREGSEGKGSTWEAFKESLEKSGYFEGHLPGSQEYRRLMHNAEQQFKNSYLSSNVSEMIKAPLKRIDEILALPHSENDFKGHGVSPSDDDTWLYNGEDELNSALSERQKELELYNAKHKDKKKSKVQQDDSESRSTNVDEFDPSDIAKTMKAFVSKVSSYKGAEVPEDRNLKEVNLDVDRFIKDMESVMKQQGFEDIASDDDIEEGSSSDLDFEESEDESDEAEPSEGNEDGGDTFMQSYSDVLNEELKSSTLEKSFVRAKEQVAKKDEGTSNTSTADMEEDFTPVDADVNLVKSFLDSFSSQEGLPGPASNLLGLMGLQLKDANKKGK